From Methanocella paludicola SANAE, a single genomic window includes:
- the ftsA gene encoding coenzyme F390 synthetase translates to MAYFNEPMETMGRAGLNALIEDRIQYTVRYAEENSPFYSQWFRENGIDVASIRTHEDLARLPIISGQTIRESQPPVTENFRFRSVGWPDVFTIHETSGTSGTPKSFFLTYQDWQRYAEKYARFFVAQGFGMGDRLIVCASYGMNVGANTMTLAAHRMGMTIVPFGKCSFPLRTIKGYKPTGILGSVFKLLRLARRMKAEGMEPRDSGVKRLVSGGESFAKESREYVEEIWGCKVFNTYGSTEGTMCGECAEQNGLHVPEDMVHLDVYDPTLMKFVPDGECGRMVLTTLLPVGGKCGTLLINYDTEDTTVVMSREKCACGRTHMRIFYPQRESETVWVAGNPFNRVDVESGVFQRDNMEYLTGEYEAFIDRSGGSTIMKLNLECFDPDRPGRRPVEERFTEAFLKYKPGLARAFEEDKFRLSFDFLPPGKLEFYAKKGRPKRLVDRR, encoded by the coding sequence ATGGCGTATTTCAACGAGCCGATGGAAACGATGGGGCGCGCCGGGCTCAACGCCCTCATCGAGGACCGCATCCAGTATACCGTAAGGTATGCGGAGGAGAACTCCCCGTTCTACAGCCAGTGGTTCAGGGAGAACGGTATCGATGTCGCCTCTATCCGCACCCACGAGGACCTCGCGAGGCTGCCCATCATCTCGGGCCAGACGATCCGGGAGAGCCAGCCTCCGGTGACGGAGAACTTCCGGTTCAGGAGCGTGGGCTGGCCGGACGTGTTCACCATCCACGAGACCAGCGGCACCAGCGGCACGCCGAAGTCGTTCTTTTTAACGTATCAGGACTGGCAGCGATATGCGGAGAAGTACGCGCGCTTCTTCGTGGCCCAGGGCTTCGGCATGGGCGACCGTCTCATTGTCTGCGCGTCCTACGGCATGAACGTGGGCGCCAACACCATGACCCTGGCGGCCCACCGGATGGGCATGACCATCGTGCCCTTCGGAAAATGCAGCTTCCCCCTGCGGACCATCAAGGGATATAAGCCTACGGGCATCCTGGGGAGCGTTTTTAAGCTCTTGAGGCTGGCCAGGCGCATGAAGGCAGAGGGCATGGAGCCCCGGGATTCGGGCGTAAAAAGGCTCGTGTCAGGCGGCGAGAGCTTCGCGAAGGAATCGCGGGAGTACGTCGAGGAGATCTGGGGCTGTAAAGTGTTCAACACCTACGGGAGCACCGAGGGCACGATGTGCGGCGAATGCGCGGAGCAGAACGGCCTCCATGTGCCCGAGGACATGGTGCACCTGGACGTGTACGACCCGACCTTGATGAAGTTCGTCCCGGACGGGGAGTGCGGCCGGATGGTGCTGACGACGCTGCTGCCGGTGGGCGGGAAGTGCGGCACGCTGCTCATCAACTACGATACCGAGGACACGACCGTGGTCATGTCGAGGGAAAAGTGCGCATGCGGCCGGACGCACATGCGTATCTTCTATCCTCAGCGCGAGTCGGAGACTGTCTGGGTGGCCGGTAACCCGTTCAACCGGGTGGACGTGGAGTCGGGCGTCTTCCAGCGGGATAACATGGAGTACCTTACGGGCGAGTACGAGGCCTTCATCGATAGATCGGGCGGATCGACCATCATGAAGCTCAACCTTGAGTGCTTCGATCCGGACAGGCCGGGGCGACGGCCGGTGGAAGAGCGCTTCACCGAGGCCTTTTTAAAGTATAAGCCGGGGCTGGCCAGGGCCTTCGAGGAAGATAAGTTCAGGCTGTCCTTCGATTTCCTGCCGCCGGGTAAACTGGAATTCTACGCGAAGAAGGGCAGGCCGAAGCGTCTAGTGGATAGGCGATGA
- a CDS encoding fasciclin domain-containing protein, translated as MGDVLRPLNEMTASEVLGEEGMFTNFIRALELSGVGDMLEKKGPYTIFAPTDEVFNEYTMGGLAGSAKLEDLLWHFIVPGKYTYEDLHRLHLLKTVGGYLLRIEAHDGIRVNGADIAKPDIPYNKGVIHEITKAEGP; from the coding sequence GTGGGCGATGTTCTAAGGCCGTTGAACGAGATGACGGCCTCCGAGGTGCTGGGGGAAGAGGGGATGTTTACGAACTTTATACGGGCGCTGGAGCTTTCGGGCGTGGGGGACATGCTCGAAAAGAAGGGGCCGTATACCATCTTTGCGCCTACCGACGAGGTCTTTAACGAATATACGATGGGCGGGCTGGCGGGCTCGGCGAAGCTGGAAGACCTGCTCTGGCACTTCATCGTCCCGGGGAAATATACATATGAGGATCTGCATCGCCTCCACTTGCTCAAGACCGTGGGCGGGTATTTGCTCAGGATCGAGGCCCACGACGGCATCCGGGTCAACGGGGCGGACATAGCCAAACCGGATATACCCTACAACAAGGGCGTCATCCACGAGATAACTAAAGCGGAGGGGCCGTAA
- a CDS encoding rhodanese-like domain-containing protein, whose translation MYEQQIRTMSVNDLKDRLKQKDRTFMLVDAREMEAFDKGHIPGACDVFDGEIMSLAKNFDKSLDICVYGPGQATPSPMADRLAGDAAKKLLDMGFKNVCVLNGGFEAWDNSGNRVDMSRRKMA comes from the coding sequence GTGTACGAGCAACAGATAAGGACAATGAGCGTAAATGACCTGAAAGACCGGCTGAAGCAGAAAGACAGGACGTTCATGCTGGTCGATGCCCGGGAGATGGAGGCCTTCGATAAGGGGCATATTCCTGGAGCCTGTGACGTCTTCGACGGGGAGATCATGTCGCTGGCTAAGAATTTCGATAAGAGCCTGGACATCTGTGTCTATGGGCCGGGGCAGGCAACGCCGTCCCCTATGGCGGACAGGCTCGCCGGCGATGCGGCGAAAAAGCTCCTGGACATGGGCTTTAAGAACGTCTGCGTGCTGAACGGCGGGTTCGAGGCCTGGGACAACAGCGGCAACCGCGTGGACATGTCCCGAAGGAAGATGGCGTAG
- a CDS encoding Hsp20/alpha crystallin family protein: MAEFTWDIQEELRRIEDRMNRMFGEGQGRRPGWQRNSEVPNVDVQEHGNDVIVTADMPGVDKSDIKINVRNGNILEISAQKRTEMEKREEGFIRHERGYTGYYRSITLPAPVDRSGASARYNNGVLEITLPMTKEATENIIPVS; the protein is encoded by the coding sequence ATGGCAGAATTCACGTGGGATATACAGGAGGAACTGAGAAGGATCGAGGACAGGATGAACCGGATGTTCGGGGAGGGCCAGGGGCGGCGGCCCGGCTGGCAGCGGAACAGCGAAGTGCCGAACGTCGACGTGCAGGAGCACGGTAACGACGTAATCGTTACGGCAGACATGCCCGGGGTCGACAAGAGCGACATCAAGATCAACGTCAGGAATGGCAACATCCTGGAGATAAGCGCCCAGAAGAGGACGGAAATGGAGAAAAGGGAGGAAGGGTTCATACGGCATGAGCGGGGCTATACCGGGTATTACCGCTCGATCACGCTACCGGCGCCTGTGGACCGGTCCGGGGCCAGCGCGAGGTACAATAACGGCGTTCTGGAGATCACCCTGCCCATGACGAAGGAAGCTACTGAGAATATCATACCCGTCAGCTAA
- a CDS encoding TspO/MBR family protein, with product MKFNDIVKLVAALAASFLAALIGSVFTIPSITTWYASLNKPFFTPPDWLFGPAWTILYLLMAIALFLVWRLPQSKQRDSAIAVYAAQLIMNVLWSVGFFGFHNILLGVALILLLLALIVLTTYEFYGLSKPAAYAMVPYILWVSFATCLNVAVFLLNP from the coding sequence ATGAAGTTCAACGATATCGTGAAGCTCGTCGCCGCCCTCGCAGCGAGCTTTCTGGCGGCGCTCATAGGCTCGGTCTTCACCATACCGAGCATCACGACCTGGTACGCCTCATTGAACAAGCCCTTCTTCACGCCTCCCGACTGGCTCTTCGGCCCCGCCTGGACGATACTTTATTTGCTCATGGCCATCGCGCTATTCCTCGTCTGGAGGCTGCCGCAGAGCAAGCAGAGGGATTCCGCCATAGCCGTATACGCGGCCCAGCTAATTATGAACGTGCTCTGGTCAGTCGGATTCTTCGGGTTCCACAACATTCTGCTCGGCGTCGCGCTTATCCTGCTGTTGCTCGCCCTGATCGTGCTCACGACGTACGAGTTCTATGGTCTCTCGAAGCCGGCGGCATACGCCATGGTGCCCTACATCCTGTGGGTCTCCTTCGCCACCTGCCTCAACGTGGCCGTATTCTTATTAAACCCGTAA
- a CDS encoding DUF1622 domain-containing protein produces the protein MTGIENYTMIAVDWLKSATEMISVILVATGVVVTSFKILQMISSPHLRNYNQARLTFSRYLVMALEFMLAADIVATAVKPSWNDLIMLGSIAIIRTFLNFFLQREMKEEEEAIKKVA, from the coding sequence ATGACCGGTATAGAGAATTACACTATGATAGCCGTGGACTGGCTTAAGTCCGCTACCGAGATGATCAGCGTCATCCTCGTAGCCACGGGGGTGGTCGTCACATCCTTTAAGATACTACAGATGATCAGCTCGCCGCATCTCAGGAATTACAACCAGGCACGGCTGACCTTCTCCAGGTATCTGGTCATGGCCCTCGAGTTCATGCTGGCGGCGGACATAGTGGCCACTGCAGTGAAGCCTAGCTGGAACGACCTCATCATGCTCGGGTCCATTGCTATTATACGAACATTCCTCAATTTCTTCCTGCAGCGCGAGATGAAAGAGGAAGAAGAAGCCATAAAGAAAGTGGCTTGA
- a CDS encoding aldehyde dehydrogenase family protein, translating into MKMLIDGEWTDAASGETYEVHNPADGKLLDTAPLGNAEDVKRAADSAHSALKKWSTVSARDRGKILFKAAQHVRDQQNTLATTLTMEQGKPFKEARDEIQGFASILEYYAGISAALEDGLIPLAHGKYGAMLRRPIGVCGAIIPWNVPAIIMGWKVGPALITGNTLVLKPATTTPLTNLSLAYAMYEAGLPKGVLNIVTGPGGSVGDEIVRNPIIRKLSFTGSVETGKRVLQAASASMKRVTLELGGSDPMIVCDDVDMKKAVNGAVHGRFYNCGQTCTAAKRLFVFESIADEFIGQLKARVERLKVGNGMDEGTEMGPMNNHAQWEQIKTLVDEVREKNEGKVITGGSVPEGEQYKNGFFYLPTLVSDVAPDSRLVREEVFGPVLPIVVVKDLDEAIERANDTKYGLGSSIWTNDMERARTACERLESGITWINQHVKLPPEMPFGGVKASGIGRENGMETIDAYYELKSIMF; encoded by the coding sequence ATGAAGATGCTCATCGACGGCGAATGGACGGACGCGGCATCCGGCGAAACGTACGAGGTGCACAACCCGGCGGACGGCAAGCTCCTGGACACTGCGCCCCTCGGCAACGCGGAGGACGTAAAGCGTGCGGCGGACTCAGCGCATTCGGCACTTAAAAAATGGTCCACAGTGTCAGCACGCGACCGGGGCAAAATACTGTTCAAGGCCGCGCAGCACGTCAGGGACCAGCAGAACACGCTGGCCACCACGCTCACCATGGAGCAGGGCAAGCCGTTCAAGGAGGCGAGGGACGAGATACAGGGCTTCGCCAGCATCCTGGAGTATTACGCGGGCATATCCGCCGCGCTGGAGGACGGCCTCATACCGCTGGCCCACGGCAAGTACGGGGCCATGCTGCGGCGGCCCATCGGCGTCTGCGGGGCCATCATACCGTGGAACGTGCCCGCCATCATCATGGGATGGAAGGTCGGGCCGGCGCTCATCACGGGCAACACGCTCGTCCTGAAGCCGGCGACGACGACGCCGCTGACGAACCTCTCGCTCGCATATGCCATGTACGAGGCGGGACTCCCGAAGGGCGTACTCAACATCGTCACCGGCCCGGGCGGAAGCGTCGGGGACGAGATCGTCCGCAACCCGATCATAAGAAAGCTCTCGTTCACCGGCTCCGTCGAGACGGGAAAGCGCGTGCTCCAGGCCGCTTCGGCATCCATGAAGCGGGTCACGCTGGAGCTGGGCGGCAGCGACCCGATGATCGTCTGCGACGACGTGGACATGAAGAAGGCCGTCAATGGGGCCGTCCACGGGCGTTTCTACAACTGCGGCCAGACCTGCACGGCGGCCAAGCGGCTGTTCGTGTTCGAGTCCATCGCCGATGAGTTCATAGGGCAGCTCAAGGCCAGGGTGGAGCGCCTCAAGGTGGGTAACGGAATGGACGAGGGGACGGAGATGGGTCCCATGAATAACCATGCTCAATGGGAGCAGATCAAAACGCTCGTAGACGAGGTACGTGAGAAGAACGAAGGCAAGGTTATCACAGGCGGTAGTGTGCCTGAAGGAGAGCAGTACAAAAACGGTTTCTTCTATTTGCCCACCCTTGTCAGCGACGTGGCGCCCGATTCCCGCCTGGTCAGGGAAGAGGTCTTCGGGCCGGTCCTGCCCATCGTCGTCGTGAAGGACCTCGACGAGGCCATAGAGCGGGCCAACGACACGAAGTACGGCCTTGGCTCCTCGATATGGACGAACGACATGGAACGGGCCAGGACCGCGTGCGAGCGCCTGGAGTCCGGCATAACCTGGATCAACCAGCACGTCAAGCTGCCCCCGGAGATGCCCTTCGGCGGCGTCAAGGCGAGCGGCATCGGCCGCGAGAACGGGATGGAGACGATCGACGCATACTATGAGCTGAAAAGCATTATGTTTTAA
- a CDS encoding peptidase MA family metallohydrolase: MRSLPSGLCIISLTIFILVSASVPGTTASSQYTPMPPGDFELYRSDHFDIYYDSTRITDLSTVIVAANNAYANVTAFYGDFEYRNRIILAASHSQYTSILYNYLTNDNITDNNVADSWGDAESGTIVIESPEQLSNFEAVLTHQFSHIAMRTELISNKYDMPRWFSEGLAIYISGDISDRGKSMVEDACREGKMMTVAQVETVLSGTGDSAGQSESEMAYAQSGMLMQYIVDKYGEDNVRYIMQDYATTGDLEKAFTKRLGYSPEGINADWQVNLKGELSARDGAVTSERVYGYVKDASGLPLGNETLVFTCMRNDSAVLGKPYTAKTNTSGYYSVNLTYGLFTVYLDHEGYVTVNNTLTIDKGQLRFYNIILTKSEPPATQNMLSGSGMADDTVVYAVLGIVNVLAVLLIVLIFWRTRK, encoded by the coding sequence ATGAGATCGTTACCGTCCGGGCTTTGCATCATATCGCTGACCATTTTCATCCTGGTGTCGGCATCCGTTCCGGGGACTACGGCGTCCTCCCAGTATACTCCAATGCCGCCGGGCGACTTCGAGCTGTACAGGTCCGATCATTTCGACATCTACTACGACTCGACCAGGATCACTGACCTGAGTACCGTCATTGTCGCCGCGAATAACGCTTACGCTAACGTCACTGCTTTCTACGGGGATTTCGAGTACCGTAACCGGATCATCCTGGCGGCGAGCCACAGCCAGTACACCAGCATCCTTTACAATTACCTGACGAACGATAATATAACGGATAACAACGTGGCGGACAGCTGGGGCGACGCGGAGAGCGGCACCATCGTCATCGAGTCCCCCGAACAGCTTTCCAATTTTGAGGCAGTCCTGACCCACCAGTTCTCCCACATCGCCATGCGCACGGAGCTAATCAGCAACAAGTACGACATGCCCCGGTGGTTCTCCGAAGGGCTCGCCATTTACATATCGGGCGACATCTCCGATCGGGGGAAGTCGATGGTCGAGGACGCGTGCCGCGAGGGCAAGATGATGACGGTCGCCCAGGTGGAAACGGTCCTGAGCGGGACGGGCGACTCGGCCGGCCAGAGCGAGTCTGAAATGGCATACGCCCAGTCGGGCATGCTCATGCAGTATATCGTCGATAAGTATGGCGAGGACAACGTCCGGTACATCATGCAGGACTACGCGACCACCGGCGACCTGGAGAAGGCCTTCACGAAGCGCCTCGGCTATTCGCCCGAGGGCATCAACGCCGACTGGCAGGTGAACCTGAAGGGCGAGCTGAGCGCCCGGGACGGCGCCGTGACGTCCGAGCGCGTTTACGGCTACGTGAAAGACGCCAGCGGCCTGCCCCTCGGGAACGAGACCCTCGTCTTCACGTGCATGAGGAACGACTCGGCCGTACTGGGTAAGCCGTATACGGCAAAGACGAACACCTCTGGCTATTATTCGGTGAACCTCACTTACGGGCTGTTCACAGTATACCTGGACCACGAGGGATACGTGACGGTGAACAATACGCTCACGATCGACAAGGGCCAGCTCAGGTTCTATAACATTATCCTGACGAAGTCCGAACCCCCGGCGACCCAGAATATGCTGTCCGGATCCGGGATGGCTGACGATACTGTCGTATACGCGGTGCTCGGCATTGTTAATGTGCTAGCCGTTCTGCTGATAGTGCTCATATTCTGGCGGACACGTAAATAA